CGCTCCCTTTTCTTCACCTCCGTTCAAAAACAAAAGACGACGACGGGAGGGATGATAGAGCCAGCGGCGATGGGCTCGGAGGTGGGGTTGGCGTTGCAGCTCTGCGCCGTGCGGACCGTCGGCGGCTTCGTGAAGGATGCGGCGACGGAGAGCGCCAGCAGGGCGGCTAGGCTGGTGGAGTCCATCAAGATCTTGGAGGAGGAGAAGCGCAAGATCGAAGCTTTCCAGCGCGAGCTCCCTCTCTGCATGCATCTCCTCGGCGAGGGTCCGTTGGATGCCTCCTTTTCCCTTTCTTTCCATTGGATTCGTTTTCTTGCGGTTCTGAGAATTCCGGTCGCAGTGATCGACGGATTGAAGAAGGAGACGGAGCGATGCGGCGGCGGGTGTTTCGGGCGTGTTCTCCGGGAGTTGTTACCCGTGGAGAGTAGAGTCGAGGAGGATGGAGAGGTAAAAGTAGACGACAAGATGAACTGGATGAGCTCCGCCCAGCTCTGGAGCGATAACTACGGCGAGAACGACATCAGTCACGAGAATCACGAGGTGATGATCTGCGGTAAAAAAAGGAGGAACTTTTCGTGAGATTTTTTTTTGCTTACATGGATCTTCCACTTCTGGTCGCGGCAGGAGGGACGCAGGCAGGGGAAGGAGAACTTGTTCTTGGAATGCAAGAGCCCCGGCGGCGACGGCGCTTTCTTACCGTTTGAAGCGCTGTCGACGGTTTCTGCGAGCTCCGAGGAGAAGAAGCCTGCCGCCGCGTTGCCCGACCGCCGTGGCTGCGGTCGCGGCCCCAAAAGCGTCGGCAGAGCACCGGAGTCGTCTCCAGCTCCAGCGACGGTGTGCGGCCGCCTTGGCTTCCAGTCCCAGCATCAGCCGTCGAGGAAGGCGAGGAGGTGTTGGTCGCAGGAGCTGCATCGGCGGTTCACGCTCGCCATCCAACAGCTCGGCGGTGCCCAAGGCGAGTGGCTTTTGCAGAATTGTCCCCTTTTTCTCTTTGCTGGTGTCGATCCATCATGTTCTACTTACTCCCCGAATACACTACTATTCTTTGGCTTGGATCCGAGTGTCGTGTTCGTTGATGCAGTGGCTACTCCCAAGCAGATACGGGAAGTGATGAAGGTGGAGGGGCTCACAAACGATGAGGTGAAAAGCCATCTGCAGGTGGCTACccagttcctcctcctcctcctcctcctcgtggaTTACTTACCTTACTGCTTCCTAATCCTTGTCGTGAGATGGCGTTTTCCGACGTTCTGCTCCTGCTATTTCAGAAATATCGATTGCACGCTGGAAAGCTGCCTAATGCTTCTTCAGCCATGGCGAGTCCACCGGGTGCGGAGGGAGGCTCATCATGCGTCCGGCTTCAGCAGCAATGCATCAGTCCTCCTCCACAGCAGAGCGTTTCGCCTTCTGGTTCTCTCTCCACAGAGCCCTCTTCAGCTGGTTAGCTCTACCCGAGCCCCGTCGATCGCTGCCGGAGATAGATAGCTTCGAGGAAGATGGCAAACGAAGTAATTTATTTGAAGTGAGGCCTCCTTTAGGCGAAGATACCGACCGGCATAACATAGAGAGGTGGAATTTTGCAGGTGAGGTCGTTTGACTCCTCGGttctcttttgcttaattttgggtTCGGACAATGAAGGCATCGAGTAGAGTGTTTAGTTTCTTTTCTGATGAAGATTTCGATCGTCATCATCAAAAGAAAGATCACCAGAACTATATGAATGAATACTGCTGGAATGGAATCATCTcgtcattttattattattattattattattattatgaatgaagtgaagagaaggaaaaaaacacAAGGTCTATACGACTGGTGCATTGCTTACCGTGGCATGTAAATGAGACGACGACATAAGAAGACGAGGATTGCCGCCGGACCAGATATGAAGTGCTCCGAGAACTCGCTTGTCATGCGGCTGGAACACCGAAGCAAGCGGCATTGATTTGGCCGACAATATCTTCTTTCAGATCGGGGAACCGCTCACAATCTCGGGAGCCTGTTGGTCAACAGTCCCAAGTCTTCCTTGTCAAACACGTCAACCGCTAATTACCACTTGATATTTAAGGAAAAGGAGCAAAAAATAATAAAGACTACGGACAATTCATAGAAACTGCTGTCGTTAGATTTGACAAGGCCTCGGGGAATCAGGTGGTCGTCATCATCACCTTAATTCTTTCTAGACGTGCCCGGAAACTAAGGTCGGAATCACCTGCATTTGCATTTGCATTTGCATTAGCATTAGCATTAGCATTAGCATTAGCATTAGCATGGGGCCACGAGCAGATCTCGAGGTCGAAGAAAGGACGGGTCTCACCTCAAACAGGTAGGTTCCAAGCCTCTTTCCAACCTTAAGAGTCTTCTGAGCTTCTCACGAACAAAAAGGTCTTCGTGATCCTGACACCAACCTTATTCCGACTTCCTCCGGAAGTAGAGCAAGTCTCCTATTGAAACAGGAAGCTCGTTACCAGTGTCCTATCCTCTGATCGGAAAGACTATCCAAATCTCCTATTAGATTATAAACcctttataattaaataaaatatataataaatctaattaataaatattgattaataaaaaattatattatactaTAATTCTTTAGAAGATAACGTGTTTGATGAAAGAAACTCTCTTAATAATTTATCCTAAACCTTATATTTTTGTCTACAAATAGACTGGGATTAAACGAGATATGTCATAAAAAAAAACGTAATCGAGAGATTACGATTTTTCTTTCTAACCTCCCAAAACCATCAACAATAATGATCCTTTTCGTTACGAGGTATGCATATCTTTCGATGTCATAGAAAATACAATACAGATCGACAACATTATGATATTCGAATCCGGATGACAATGTCTTTACATATCGTACAGAGATCTTTTTCATATGACATCAAAAGATATGCATTATAAATCcgatctaatattatttgatttcaattctgACATAGATTTTTTTTCACATTACATATAACATATCACATATTTTATACTTACATatgaaagaagaaagaatgttcTGAATATTTTTATGTAGGCTGTAGAGAAATGCACTACATACTCTGACATGAATCAAACATGACATGAGGAAAACAGTATTTCTGATATGTCAAACATCACAAGCTTCCTTTTTTTAAAGAATCAAAAGGATATGAAAGAGCAAGTTCGCTTAATGATGCAATTCTACTGCCATAGTGATGCCCCTAATCAGCCAAATGCATCAACAGGCAAGAGCAATGCACCTCAAGATTTTTGCTCGTGGCAATGAATCCTCATGCTGTCAGGTCCTATCCACGATTAGCAACGCCTCAAGTTCTTCCTTGCGCTGCATCAGTTCCTGTAATGATCCCACAACTTGGGGTTAGGGAACAGAAAACAGAAAAACTTGACATCACAATACTAACAAGTCATAAAATATAGAGATTTCCATTAAAACAGAGCCCAACATGGAACGATCAAGGCTACAATGATGAGGGCGACAAAAACAATAGTCTTACTGCCAACTGTTTGGAATTAGCCACATGGATTCTTCCACACCCAACATTTAGTTCAAATAAGGACGGTGTCAAGAACAGGAGACCTCCTGATCTGCACTTGCAAAGATTCTTGTTCATACTGTTTGACATTGTTATATGCACCACTCCTTTGTTCAAGTACAAAAACATAATGTTATGTGCACACAAACAAAAGTTAAAAGTATTAATACACAATCTTGTGAGTTCAAATTCAACATCAGTTGTTAATAACGAAACATCGTCAGGGGCCATGTTGTCAAAGATTTGTTTGGAATGGTCAAAGCATTCCGACTGATGATAACACATCAAATTCATAACATAACATGATCAAAGTCATATCCGCAGGCCAACAAGACAATGACTCGAAACCATTAGAAAGCAGATAACATAAAACAAAGACTGCTTCTTGTACTAGTGTCAAACCATCCTCATCTCGACATCGTATAGCAAtgtgttaaaaaaaatattgagaaagaacacatgttCGTAGCCACCTTTAGGATAGACAGTTTGATTACACAAATTTTTTATTTGCATGCAATAAATTAAATTCACATATGACAAATGTTATCCTTTTCTGCATGGAAAACTAGGATAAGACACTTTACTTTATAGGCGTTAACtcatgaaatattaaaattatgacCCCAGCAGGATAGTTAAATTTTCTGCATTCCAAAATGACAAATGCAACCAAATTTCCTATCACATATGACGAATGTCATCCTTTTCTACATCTAAAACTAGGATAAGATTTTACTTTATAGGAGttaactcatgaaatatttaaattatgaCCCCAGCAGGATAGTTAAATTTCTGCATTCCAAAAATGACAAATGCAACCAATGCAACAAAACTTCTTATCACTTGCCTACTTTGACAATTTAAGATTCTGCACTACTATCTAGAACAAAATGTTTTCTTCTTTTACCTTCCTTATTCGTTAGGACAGTCTATCAAATTGAGCATGATTGATACAATTAGAATGTCAAGTGGGGCAATCCTTCTCAACAAACCCAGTTAACAAACAAATAAATCTTTGATTCCAGAAAACACAGCATCATCTAATACATTTATCATGACCATGTGGCTTTCTCCCCAAGACTGCTTACCTCTAGATCTCTAGCTGCTTGCTCTCTTGTTGTTTCCTGATGCTGGCGTGATCGCTTCAAGAAACCAATGCATGATGCACCCTGAATATTTGTGCCCACGTATCATTTTGCGGAATATCAAAAATAAGATATATGAACCGATCCAAAAATATGCCAACTAATGGATTTGACATGGCCATACAGCATGCAACACATCCGGGTGCCACTCAAATATTGGGATTGTTCGATGAAGGTACAATGATCATGCTTCATGTAAGGAAGAAAAGGCCAAGAATTATGTGAATGTTTGTGTGCACATATCATTTTGTGGAATATCAAAAATAAGATATACGACCCGATCCAAAAATATGCCAACTAATGGATTTGACATGGCCATACAGCATGCAACACATCTGGGTGCCACTCAAACATTGGGATTGTTCGATGAAGGTACAATGATCATGATTCATGTAAGGAAAACAAGGCCAAGAATTATTTGAATGTTTGTGCCCCCATATCATTTTGTGGAATATCAAAAATAAGATATATGAACCGATCCAAAAATATGCCAACTAATGGATTTGACATGGCCATACAGCATGCCACACATCTGGGTGCCACTCAAATATTGGGATTGTTTGATGAAGGTACAATGATCATGCTTCATGTAACGAAGAAAAGGCCAAGAATTAGGTGAATGCTTGTGCCCCCATATCATTTTGtggaatataaaaaataagatatatgaACCGATCCAAAAACATGCCAACTAATGGATTTGACATGGCCATACAGCATGCCACACATCCGGGTGCCACTCAAATATTGGGATTGTTTGATGAAGGTACAATGATCATGCTTCATGTAACGAAGAAAAGGCCAAGAATTAGGTGAATGCTTGTGCCCCCATATCATTTTGtggaatataaaaaataagatatatgaACCGATCCAAAAACATGCCAACTAATGGATTTGACATGGCCATACAGCATGCCACACATCCGGGTGCCACTCAAATATTGGGATTGTTTGATGAAGGTACAATGATCATGCTTCATGTAACGAAGAAAAGGCCAAGAATTAGGTGAATGCTTGTGCCCCCATATCATTTTGccgaatataaaaaataagatatatgaACCGATCCAAAAACATGCCAACTAATGGATTTGACATGGCCATACAGCATGCCACACATCCGGGTGCCACTCAAATATTGGGATTGTTTGATGAAGGTACAATGATCATGCTTCATGTAACGAAGAAAAGGCCAAGAATTAGGTGAATGCTTGTGCCCCCATATCATTTTGccgaatataaaaaataagatatatgaACCGATCCAAAAACATGCCAACTAATGGATTTGACATGGCCATACAGCATGCAACACATCCGGGTGCCACTCAAATATTGGGATTGTTCAATGAAGGTACAATGATCATGATTCATGTAAGGAAAAAAAAGGACAAGAATTATGCGAGTGCAGACCAACCGAGATCACATAGGTTAAGCCACAAGCAAGAAGCAAGTAGCTGGAGATCTCCTGAAGAAGCACCAGGTACCTCGGTTCTCCACTGACAACCGGGAAAGCTCTTGTCATGACAGCAACACTAGAATGGAAGAAAACCCCCATTTCAAAACCACTAATCACAGCATCAAATAAGTTAACTTTTCCATTGATGCTTCAAACACTAAAGGTAAATATATAAACGGTATAAGAACATACAAAATCTGCAGCATGCCCCTGCATGCCCAGTACTCCAATATCTGTTCGTCATCAAAAGGAGATACGCGTTGTAAAACCTAACTGGACAAAGAATCAACAATCGAATTCAAACTGAAAGCAAAAAGAATATCAAAACAAACCctccagattttgatgatgaaaccccaTTCGGTCTCAGCGACAGCCACGAAGAGGGAGATGGCAACCGCGTAGCATCGAAATATTCCGCCAAAGATCTATCCGAAGGAGCTCAGAGCGGGAGAATCAGAGATGAGAGAGAGGGATGATGTTAGAGAAGGAAGTGCGAGCCAGGGTTCGAGGGGGAGTACATCAGATCCGTTTCTGAAGGATCGGACGGCGAAGAGGGCGTTCACGAAGACACAGGCGACGGCGGCGACGGCGGTGACGAAGCTGAAGCAGCGGCAGACGATCAGCAAGGGGTCCGGCCTCGCCCGCACCCGTAGGGCCTGGATGTTGGGCGGCGGCCGCGAAGTCTCGCCGGCTTCGGCACCTCTCGCCATCAGACGGGTCCGCTCCCTTGGCTTCTTCTACTCCCTCCTCTTCTTAATCCGCTCGCTTAAGGTTTCGGATGCGGGGAGCTCGCTCACTTCGCCTCTCCTAATGGCATCCAGAAGAAGGAACGCCGCACAAGGAATCGGGAGCGTAGAGGAGGAAGCGAGCACACTTTCCTTCGGCGGCGGTTTTGGTATAAAGCGAGCTTAGCGGAGCGAGAGAGGGTTGCTTGCAGTTGGCCGGGCAAGTGGTCGATGCCCGTAGATGCGGCGCCCACACACCACACTGCCCATCCCAAGTATTCAGACCTAACAATCAACCGCaccgaaattatatatatatatatatatatatatatataggagagaGGTGACCTTTTGCGTGTGAGCCACTGTTGACCACCCCAAACCGACTTCTTCCAAGGACTTCCAAGCAAATAGGTCAAAGTTCCATGGCGATTTCAATAGACCCAACGGACCATTCACTGCCACCAGTTGGAACGCATCTCGTTCGAACAGTCCCTCATAGCTTGTCCCTCTTTACCTTCCTTCCTTGTACACGTAGTGCTGGAGCATGACGAATGGTCGTGGAAAGCAGAGCTATCGGTTGGCAATGTAGTTTAATGCGTGATTCATGTCATGagcattatatgatatgtgatgatGGACTTTTATGCCAATTTTCTAAGATTTACCGATCGATTAGACACCGACGAAACGACACGACGACAAAGACGACGACGGCGACGGGGGGCGTCGGACGCAAACCGAAGAATCGGGTACCGGCCGTGGGCGTCCAACCCTATA
The DNA window shown above is from Musa acuminata AAA Group cultivar baxijiao chromosome BXJ2-4, Cavendish_Baxijiao_AAA, whole genome shotgun sequence and carries:
- the LOC135611318 gene encoding transcription factor HHO2-like isoform X3; its protein translation is MTYATARARPRGYPPVRFVPSSAIPSNRTIPLLSAPLRSLFFTSVQKQKTTTGGMIEPAAMGSEVGLALQLCAVRTVGGFVKDAATESASRAARLVESIKILEEEKRKIEAFQRELPLCMHLLGEVIDGLKKETERCGGGCFGRVLRELLPVESRVEEDGEVKVDDKMNWMSSAQLWSDNYGENDISHENHEEGRRQGKENLFLECKSPGGDGAFLPFEALSTVSASSEEKKPAAALPDRRGCGRGPKSVGRAPESSPAPATVCGRLGFQSQHQPSRKARRCWSQELHRRFTLAIQQLGGAQDTGSDEGGGAHKR
- the LOC135611320 gene encoding uncharacterized protein LOC135611320; translated protein: MARGAEAGETSRPPPNIQALRVRARPDPLLIVCRCFSFVTAVAAVACVFVNALFAVRSFRNGSDIFGGIFRCYAVAISLFVAVAETEWGFIIKIWRILEYWACRGMLQIFVAVMTRAFPVVSGEPRYLVLLQEISSYLLLACGLTYVISGASCIGFLKRSRQHQETTREQAARDLEELMQRKEELEALLIVDRT
- the LOC135611318 gene encoding transcription factor HHO2-like isoform X2, whose amino-acid sequence is MTYATARARPRGYPPVRFVPSSAIPSNRTIPLLSAPLRSLFFTSVQKQKTTTGGMIEPAAMGSEVGLALQLCAVRTVGGFVKDAATESASRAARLVESIKILEEEKRKIEAFQRELPLCMHLLGEVIDGLKKETERCGGGCFGRVLRELLPVESRVEEDGEVKVDDKMNWMSSAQLWSDNYGENDISHENHEEGRRQGKENLFLECKSPGGDGAFLPFEALSTVSASSEEKKPAAALPDRRGCGRGPKSVGRAPESSPAPATVCGRLGFQSQHQPSRKARRCWSQELHRRFTLAIQQLGGAQVATPKQIREVMKVEGLTNDEVKSHLQKYRLHAGKLPNASSAMASPPGAEGGSSCVRLQQQCISPPPQQSVSPSGSLSTEPSSAG
- the LOC135611318 gene encoding transcription factor HHO3-like isoform X1, which translates into the protein MTYATARARPRGYPPVRFVPSSAIPSNRTIPLLSAPLRSLFFTSVQKQKTTTGGMIEPAAMGSEVGLALQLCAVRTVGGFVKDAATESASRAARLVESIKILEEEKRKIEAFQRELPLCMHLLGEVIDGLKKETERCGGGCFGRVLRELLPVESRVEEDGEVKVDDKMNWMSSAQLWSDNYGENDISHENHEEGRRQGKENLFLECKSPGGDGAFLPFEALSTVSASSEEKKPAAALPDRRGCGRGPKSVGRAPESSPAPATVCGRLGFQSQHQPSRKARRCWSQELHRRFTLAIQQLGGAQVATPKQIREVMKVEGLTNDEVKSHLQVATQFLLLLLLLVDYLPYCFLILVVRWRFPTFCSCYFRNIDCTLESCLMLLQPWRVHRVRREAHHASGFSSNASVLLHSRAFRLLVLSPQSPLQLVSSTRAPSIAAGDR